From Emcibacter nanhaiensis, one genomic window encodes:
- a CDS encoding type IV secretion system DNA-binding domain-containing protein: MRLKLISLLLAVAGFAGAYLIWKLSFEVYPPMASDGAYYPYEVLKPCLSERLLSLFGDQNAMMNWQSCAQSLKHYDLLDALNFRLTAFLWVLGFGLVSFLTFALCVRWGRSRFRILRGPRLYKGREALRKLGKACRKECRRFGTGLALLPSVSLSRDRETLHHLIWGSVGGGKTQTMLRYILEAYRRGDGLLVLDTKGDMMSRLPGYPLLIAPHDKRSLVWDVAADCRTRQDARELAARFIPDSHDQMWSNAAREIFVACLVYLQATKKQDWTWKDLHSVVTLDVSSLTELASLYHPDALRNLSPPDSRTTQSTLATFQAHMSVVAVFAEAWSYEDRERFSIRQWLHNPPSFRPLILQHDPAYPDLSRVWVGSMVSFLASAVGSPSLYESKERRIWLFLDEFPQLHPIRHFSSLIELGRSKGVIAVLGVQDLAQLRATYGREQAGAWPGMIGTKVITRINLSESAREASLLIGEQEVERSVKQVSRSRGNVSTTTSVQKERRPVITASEIADDLGPQKRGVRVLLMGIGRDVYEIDLPYISLPELRPGTVPAQWTYEGPQRLKAANDNLQPMLTPEQVEKFYGLHQPPRPIRGSEKSDGYCNGYDDDEDSERDE; encoded by the coding sequence ATGAGACTGAAACTCATATCCCTGCTTCTGGCAGTCGCCGGATTTGCCGGAGCCTATCTGATCTGGAAGTTATCTTTCGAGGTCTACCCACCCATGGCCTCTGACGGAGCTTACTACCCCTATGAGGTACTCAAGCCCTGTCTGAGCGAACGGCTGCTCAGCCTGTTCGGGGATCAAAACGCCATGATGAACTGGCAGTCCTGCGCCCAAAGCCTAAAGCATTATGACCTTCTGGACGCCCTGAACTTCCGTCTTACAGCATTCCTCTGGGTTCTGGGGTTTGGGTTAGTCTCTTTCCTGACCTTCGCCCTGTGCGTCCGCTGGGGAAGATCCCGTTTTCGTATCCTGCGCGGTCCCAGGCTCTATAAAGGCCGGGAAGCCCTCCGCAAGCTTGGAAAAGCCTGCCGGAAGGAATGCCGCCGTTTCGGGACGGGTTTGGCTTTACTGCCGTCCGTCTCTCTGAGCCGGGACCGGGAAACCCTGCATCATCTGATCTGGGGCAGTGTCGGCGGCGGCAAAACCCAGACCATGTTGCGCTATATCCTGGAAGCCTACCGGCGGGGAGACGGTTTACTGGTGCTGGACACCAAAGGCGACATGATGTCCCGTCTGCCCGGTTATCCCCTGCTGATCGCGCCCCATGACAAAAGATCTCTTGTGTGGGATGTGGCGGCAGACTGCCGGACCCGGCAGGATGCCCGGGAACTGGCGGCACGGTTTATCCCGGACAGTCATGACCAGATGTGGTCCAATGCGGCCCGGGAGATCTTTGTCGCCTGTCTGGTTTACCTTCAAGCCACCAAGAAACAGGACTGGACCTGGAAAGACCTGCACAGTGTAGTGACACTGGATGTCTCCTCCCTTACAGAGCTGGCAAGTCTCTATCATCCGGATGCGCTTCGGAACCTGTCCCCACCGGACAGCCGAACGACCCAGAGCACGCTGGCCACCTTTCAGGCCCATATGTCCGTTGTAGCCGTCTTTGCCGAAGCCTGGAGCTATGAAGACCGGGAACGCTTCTCCATTCGCCAGTGGCTGCATAATCCGCCGTCCTTCCGGCCCCTGATTCTGCAGCATGATCCCGCTTATCCGGATTTGTCCCGGGTCTGGGTTGGCAGCATGGTGAGCTTCCTGGCCTCAGCCGTGGGCAGTCCCAGTTTGTACGAGAGCAAAGAACGGCGGATCTGGTTGTTCCTGGATGAGTTCCCGCAGCTGCATCCTATCCGGCACTTCAGTTCCCTGATTGAGCTGGGGCGCTCCAAAGGCGTGATTGCCGTCCTTGGCGTGCAGGACCTGGCCCAACTCCGGGCCACCTATGGACGGGAACAGGCCGGGGCCTGGCCCGGCATGATTGGCACAAAGGTGATTACCCGGATTAATCTCAGTGAGAGCGCCCGGGAAGCCAGTCTTCTGATCGGGGAGCAGGAAGTGGAGCGTTCCGTCAAACAGGTCAGCAGATCCCGGGGCAATGTCAGCACCACCACGTCCGTGCAGAAAGAACGCCGCCCGGTGATCACCGCTTCCGAGATTGCCGATGATCTTGGCCCGCAGAAGAGAGGCGTCAGAGTTCTGCTAATGGGCATAGGACGGGATGTCTATGAAATAGACCTGCCTTATATCTCTCTCCCCGAACTACGACCAGGTACAGTGCCGGCGCAATGGACCTACGAAGGCCCTCAAAGATTGAAGGCGGCCAATGACAACCTGCAGCCCATGCTGACGCCGGAGCAGGTGGAGAAATTCTACGGGCTTCACCAACCCCCAAGGCCGATCAGAGGTTCTGAGAAAAGTGACGGTTATTGTAACGGTTATGACGATGATGAAGATAGTGAGAGGGATGAATGA
- a CDS encoding helix-turn-helix transcriptional regulator, producing the protein MQATNNIPDDDIPREDEDAWPPEFSSKVGTSSSVPETVEDLWLDEPITPAEAGAFLKIPYSTLNKWRHNKTGPDYLKLGGRLVRYRRRDLITWLNSCTRTPSNDNGERQDD; encoded by the coding sequence ATGCAAGCAACGAACAATATTCCTGATGATGATATTCCAAGAGAGGATGAGGATGCCTGGCCCCCCGAGTTTTCCAGCAAAGTGGGCACCAGTTCCTCGGTGCCGGAGACAGTGGAAGATCTTTGGCTGGATGAACCGATCACCCCGGCAGAAGCCGGGGCTTTCCTCAAGATCCCCTATTCCACTCTCAACAAATGGCGCCACAACAAAACCGGCCCGGATTATCTGAAGCTCGGGGGACGTCTTGTGCGCTACCGGCGCCGGGACCTGATCACCTGGCTGAACAGCTGCACCCGAACTCCCTCAAATGACAATGGGGAGAGGCAGGATGACTGA
- a CDS encoding winged helix-turn-helix domain-containing protein: MPHQNHKPSFTLDNRTMRRLWLETNGLLSSASGPVDVVAIIKKLGFVQLDTIQNVSRAHHHILWSRHSKYREPMLDDLLSAREYIFEHFTHDASVLPMDMYPMWQRRFKRLKSSIDGKSWHKPDRVRDWRDVLIERITKEGPLSTKDFDSKISGKKQVWSRPPHKHVLEYLWYSGTLATSHREKFAKFYDLAERVIPEQYRETEVSDVEQIDWLCRAALDRLAVGTPKEIKEFWEAKDVEEVKTWIEENRESIVPIQWETDTGEWITSYALEDIEERIEKISSVPSRIKILNPFDPAVRNRTRLKSIFGFDYKLEVFVPAAKRRWGYYVYPLLEGDRFVGRIEAKADRKAGCLNVLNFWPEEGVKWGTGREKKLEAELSRFAQLAGLDSVNYGSLFQT, from the coding sequence GTGCCACATCAAAATCACAAACCCTCTTTCACTCTTGATAACCGTACCATGCGGCGTCTGTGGCTTGAGACCAACGGCCTGCTGTCATCGGCATCAGGACCGGTTGATGTTGTCGCCATCATAAAAAAGCTGGGCTTTGTACAGCTGGATACGATCCAGAATGTCTCCCGCGCCCATCATCATATACTTTGGAGCCGTCACTCCAAATACCGCGAACCTATGCTGGATGACTTGCTGAGTGCCAGAGAGTATATATTCGAGCATTTCACCCATGATGCTTCTGTTCTTCCCATGGATATGTATCCCATGTGGCAGCGGAGATTTAAACGGCTGAAATCCTCGATTGACGGAAAATCCTGGCATAAACCAGATCGGGTCAGGGACTGGCGGGATGTGCTCATCGAGCGCATTACAAAAGAAGGCCCTCTTTCCACCAAAGACTTTGACAGTAAAATCTCAGGAAAGAAACAAGTCTGGTCCCGCCCACCTCATAAGCATGTGTTGGAGTATCTGTGGTATTCAGGCACTCTGGCCACCTCACACCGCGAGAAGTTTGCCAAATTCTATGATTTGGCTGAACGTGTGATTCCGGAACAATATCGTGAGACAGAAGTTTCTGACGTTGAACAGATTGACTGGTTGTGCCGTGCTGCCCTTGATCGGCTGGCTGTTGGCACCCCGAAAGAGATCAAGGAATTCTGGGAGGCAAAAGATGTTGAGGAGGTGAAAACCTGGATCGAGGAAAATAGGGAATCCATCGTGCCGATACAATGGGAGACCGATACCGGGGAGTGGATTACTTCCTATGCGCTGGAAGACATTGAAGAGCGTATCGAAAAGATATCATCTGTTCCGTCGCGGATAAAAATTCTCAACCCTTTTGACCCGGCAGTTCGCAACCGGACACGGCTGAAATCCATATTTGGATTTGACTATAAATTGGAAGTCTTTGTCCCTGCCGCGAAACGCCGGTGGGGGTATTATGTTTATCCCCTCCTGGAGGGTGATCGATTTGTCGGCAGGATTGAGGCCAAGGCGGATCGCAAAGCTGGTTGTCTCAATGTACTTAACTTCTGGCCGGAAGAAGGCGTTAAATGGGGTACTGGCCGCGAGAAGAAACTGGAAGCCGAACTTTCCCGGTTTGCGCAATTGGCGGGCCTTGATAGCGTCAATTATGGCTCTCTTTTCCAAACCTGA
- a CDS encoding DEAD/DEAH box helicase family protein encodes MSKTAAEWLSMEEAASHLGMGKTVLYDLARTGGIPARKLGKKWAFDRKSLDAWVDANRPLEEFFTDMDFDIEGNECVREPQRDGYLRTYEFFHSGKNKAILQIPVGCGKTGLCSLLPLGMAKGRVLIVAPNLTIKKGLYDAMDITNKQKCFWLKTGVLKPEQLLAGPWASTLDSGNISTAEKSHIVITNIQQLATNVDKWLTQFTDDFFDMIIVDEAHHSAATSWQKVIDRFPSAKVILLTATPFRSDRRELDGELVYRYSFRSATLKGYIKRLKASYVAPETIELGFTDEGGKVYTLNEVMKLKEETWFSRGVALARVCNQHIVDSSLQKLEELRQSGTQHQLIAVACSINHGREIRSLYRERGYTAEIIHSEQTEAEQGAVLADLRNGTLDCIIQVQMLGEGFDHPKLSVAAIFRPFRSLAPYIQFVGRIMRVVVQNNPAHPDNMGHIVTHLGLNQDKQLEAFKDFENDDHKFWESIVGGEESEVPTETREGNTRLRAGDQVVVHNEIVDGLWEEDFTSMEDQEIIQDLRERFELLGLDPSQVEAMVKQAMQKGMKKNAPTAPFPVQPQREWEEARRRLNEEAKRLAKVLLNHVEVEMQGRDLVNYGLGNGRNNYVCALMLVNKAINQQLGKDRGEAAVEEFRAILDNLEELLQGLVRRARKAKSDYEQENPQR; translated from the coding sequence ATGAGTAAAACAGCAGCTGAATGGCTTTCCATGGAAGAAGCGGCATCTCACTTGGGGATGGGCAAAACAGTTCTTTACGATCTCGCTCGCACCGGGGGAATTCCTGCGCGTAAACTCGGTAAGAAGTGGGCATTTGATAGAAAAAGTTTGGATGCATGGGTGGATGCTAACCGGCCGCTCGAAGAGTTTTTCACCGATATGGATTTTGATATTGAAGGCAACGAATGTGTGCGTGAGCCGCAGCGTGATGGGTATTTGCGTACTTACGAATTTTTCCACTCCGGTAAAAACAAAGCGATCCTTCAGATTCCAGTGGGTTGTGGGAAAACGGGGCTTTGTTCGTTGCTGCCACTCGGCATGGCCAAGGGGAGGGTTCTGATAGTAGCCCCAAACCTAACGATTAAAAAAGGGCTGTATGATGCGATGGACATCACCAATAAGCAAAAATGTTTTTGGTTGAAAACCGGTGTGCTAAAGCCGGAGCAGCTGCTTGCTGGGCCGTGGGCCTCCACCCTCGATAGTGGCAATATCTCCACCGCCGAAAAATCGCATATCGTCATTACGAATATACAGCAACTCGCAACTAACGTAGACAAATGGTTGACGCAGTTCACTGATGATTTCTTTGATATGATTATCGTGGATGAGGCGCATCATAGTGCAGCTACTAGCTGGCAGAAAGTAATTGACCGGTTCCCATCCGCAAAAGTCATACTACTGACAGCCACCCCTTTCCGAAGTGATCGAAGAGAGTTGGACGGAGAACTCGTGTATCGCTACTCTTTCCGCAGTGCTACGCTTAAAGGTTATATCAAACGGCTTAAGGCTAGTTATGTTGCGCCAGAGACAATAGAGCTTGGATTCACGGATGAGGGTGGAAAAGTTTATACCCTCAATGAAGTGATGAAGCTAAAAGAAGAAACGTGGTTCAGTCGAGGGGTGGCGCTTGCTCGTGTATGTAATCAACATATTGTTGATAGCAGTTTGCAGAAACTGGAAGAACTACGTCAAAGCGGCACACAACACCAGCTCATCGCGGTGGCTTGCTCTATCAATCATGGCAGGGAAATCCGCTCTCTTTATCGGGAGCGTGGATATACTGCAGAGATCATCCACAGCGAACAAACAGAAGCTGAACAGGGTGCGGTATTGGCGGATTTACGCAACGGCACGCTTGATTGTATTATTCAGGTGCAGATGCTTGGAGAAGGTTTTGACCACCCCAAGCTAAGTGTGGCCGCCATATTCCGGCCATTCCGCTCGCTCGCCCCTTACATTCAGTTTGTGGGGCGGATTATGCGGGTAGTGGTTCAGAACAACCCAGCTCACCCTGACAATATGGGGCATATCGTAACTCACCTTGGGCTTAATCAGGATAAGCAGCTAGAAGCATTCAAAGATTTTGAAAATGACGATCACAAATTCTGGGAAAGTATTGTTGGCGGTGAAGAGTCAGAAGTGCCAACGGAGACAAGAGAGGGAAATACTCGACTCCGGGCAGGTGATCAGGTCGTCGTACATAACGAAATTGTTGATGGGTTGTGGGAGGAAGACTTTACCAGCATGGAAGACCAGGAGATCATCCAAGACCTCCGGGAACGGTTTGAGCTTCTGGGACTAGATCCATCTCAGGTAGAGGCCATGGTCAAACAGGCCATGCAAAAGGGGATGAAGAAAAACGCTCCCACTGCTCCGTTTCCTGTCCAACCGCAAAGGGAATGGGAAGAAGCTAGGCGGCGGTTAAATGAAGAAGCAAAACGGTTGGCTAAAGTTCTACTGAATCACGTCGAAGTAGAAATGCAGGGGCGTGATTTGGTGAATTATGGATTGGGTAACGGAAGAAACAACTACGTATGTGCTCTAATGTTGGTTAATAAAGCTATAAATCAACAGCTAGGAAAGGATAGAGGGGAGGCGGCCGTAGAAGAATTCCGGGCTATTTTGGATAACCTGGAAGAGTTGCTGCAGGGGCTGGTAAGAAGAGCAAGAAAGGCGAAATCAGATTATGAGCAAGAAAACCCCCAGAGGTAA
- a CDS encoding DUF6088 family protein produces the protein MSEKLNELKKHLRPGQIYRRADLLAWSNAVDRHLKQLVEDRTLTKLSQGVYLYPKKTAFGEAPAEDDKLVEAFLKDHRFLLTSPNAYNALGLGTTQLYNETVVYNHKRHGRFKLGGRFFDFRVKPYFPKSLSKEYLLVDLVNNLDRLAENTDRLLQRVREKLATMDTRNLARMAREYGNVRTRKFFDNTLAELQLRHAA, from the coding sequence ATGTCTGAGAAATTGAACGAGTTAAAAAAGCATTTGCGGCCCGGACAGATCTACCGGCGCGCCGACCTGTTGGCGTGGTCGAACGCCGTAGATCGTCATTTGAAGCAACTGGTCGAAGATAGAACGCTGACCAAGCTTTCCCAGGGCGTCTATCTATACCCTAAGAAAACGGCTTTTGGGGAAGCTCCGGCGGAAGATGACAAACTGGTCGAGGCGTTTCTCAAAGACCATCGTTTCCTGCTGACTTCGCCGAATGCCTATAACGCTCTGGGCCTGGGAACCACGCAGCTTTATAACGAGACGGTGGTGTATAATCACAAAAGGCATGGCCGGTTCAAGCTGGGCGGGCGCTTTTTCGATTTCCGCGTAAAGCCCTATTTCCCCAAATCCCTGAGCAAGGAGTATTTGCTGGTTGACCTAGTCAATAATCTTGACCGGCTGGCCGAGAATACCGATAGGCTCCTGCAGCGTGTCCGGGAAAAACTTGCGACGATGGATACGCGAAACCTTGCACGTATGGCCCGCGAGTATGGTAATGTCCGCACAAGGAAATTCTTTGATAATACTCTAGCGGAATTACAATTACGCCATGCCGCCTGA
- a CDS encoding nucleotidyl transferase AbiEii/AbiGii toxin family protein — MPPDQFLHDHDQFDDLIRIVAEQRGIDPALAEKDYWIMHCLYGLQQLGMAFELKGGTSLSKGYGIIDRFSEDIDIRIEPPTDRDVKTRPNHKKPAHVKSRRQYYEWLAETVRIEGIEQVARDTEFDDERYYRSGGIRLYYPSVTSPLDDLKHGILLEVGFDDVTPNMPKDISSWAYDLAADKVEVTDNRARGVLCYHPGYTLIEKLQTISTKYRNQQESSRFPRNFMRHYYDVYALLQEPKVQDFIGTEAYHAHKAKRFRTADNPVIDENEAFLLSDPAIWQTYEQEYYKTPRLYYTEQPAFDAILSSIHEWADRL; from the coding sequence ATGCCGCCTGACCAGTTCTTACATGACCACGACCAGTTTGACGACCTGATCCGCATTGTCGCGGAACAGCGCGGCATTGATCCGGCGCTGGCCGAAAAGGATTACTGGATCATGCATTGCCTGTACGGGTTACAGCAGCTTGGCATGGCGTTTGAACTCAAAGGCGGCACCTCGCTCTCCAAAGGCTACGGCATTATCGACCGTTTTTCCGAAGATATTGATATTCGCATCGAGCCACCCACTGACAGGGACGTGAAAACGAGGCCAAATCATAAAAAACCCGCACATGTGAAAAGCCGCAGGCAATACTATGAATGGCTGGCCGAAACGGTCCGCATTGAAGGGATCGAACAGGTTGCCCGCGATACGGAATTTGATGATGAACGCTACTACCGCAGCGGCGGCATCCGCCTATATTACCCCAGCGTCACCAGCCCGCTGGATGACCTGAAACATGGCATCCTGCTTGAAGTCGGGTTCGATGATGTGACACCCAATATGCCCAAGGACATCAGCTCCTGGGCGTATGACTTAGCGGCGGACAAGGTGGAAGTGACCGACAACCGCGCCAGGGGCGTCTTGTGCTACCATCCCGGCTATACGCTGATCGAAAAGCTGCAGACAATTTCAACCAAATACCGCAACCAGCAGGAAAGCAGCAGGTTCCCGCGTAATTTCATGAGACACTATTATGATGTTTATGCCTTGCTGCAGGAGCCGAAGGTGCAAGATTTTATCGGCACTGAAGCTTACCACGCGCATAAGGCAAAGCGTTTCAGGACAGCGGATAACCCGGTCATCGACGAAAACGAAGCCTTCCTGCTTAGCGATCCGGCCATCTGGCAGACCTATGAGCAGGAATATTACAAGACGCCGCGGCTGTACTACACGGAGCAGCCCGCCTTTGATGCAATCCTGAGCAGCATTCATGAATGGGCCGACCGGCTTTAA
- a CDS encoding DUF6119 family protein, whose amino-acid sequence MDEIGQFSFYLANEKETFDSVLLSDKLSQKGATLQQIDFEKDGQKARFYCFQTKNPKSDPPWLKFINSQLSEENKIAYKASKSINTSGVLLLECGDSVLASALGVSGASLLNNEKFKYDFGIRTAMNMCGSDGLRQAKSRVHSKTTTHIDRQVSQPSELNELGIMETEMLQYISANLKGNPLVSIQGKNNITIKINSKKKLDWKLLTDYAAQFIKAYSKNDFKKAFPEYLNFQPVPTSIQDELNNLLIADIQNKNFHKFHMSIPEFISDDEYGFCYSEKGDAYSYLSHDDVPTFDDAKLNDVTIETLKGRKVYGYSFADSKVHKFKNWSLYSCIVYETTYQGGHYVLSGGIWQKVDDSFYNSIQVYLNKIKDISVDKEYHDMNIYCTKKGNNRESVFNELYCAKNKNAIKFDQSYLAMEGTSKNKEFCDILEFVADKQPLNIIHVKQYSGKSGINYLFSQARFYGEAFATDQTFLTSIKEHINKSTKAIKAKILASIADEAKDLDAKRFNVCLWLLYDKNLKTKPTMKDLPFMAQYDLKMTHKRLIDQLPKFCDLSISFIPVERPHTQKKQPKAKKKSS is encoded by the coding sequence ATGGATGAAATAGGACAGTTCTCCTTCTATCTTGCCAATGAAAAAGAGACATTCGATAGTGTTTTATTATCCGATAAGCTATCGCAGAAGGGGGCAACTCTTCAACAAATCGATTTTGAGAAGGATGGGCAAAAGGCTCGTTTTTATTGCTTTCAAACAAAGAATCCTAAGTCCGATCCCCCTTGGCTTAAGTTTATCAATAGCCAGCTATCAGAAGAAAATAAGATAGCATACAAGGCCTCGAAGAGTATAAACACCAGCGGTGTTTTACTGTTAGAGTGCGGAGATAGTGTTCTCGCATCAGCTTTAGGTGTTAGCGGAGCATCATTGCTGAACAATGAAAAGTTTAAATATGACTTTGGCATTCGAACAGCTATGAATATGTGCGGAAGCGATGGGCTTCGCCAAGCTAAAAGTCGCGTTCACAGTAAAACAACCACCCATATTGATCGCCAGGTTAGTCAGCCATCAGAATTAAACGAGCTAGGAATAATGGAAACTGAAATGCTTCAATACATTTCAGCAAATTTAAAAGGCAATCCCTTGGTTAGTATTCAAGGAAAAAACAATATTACGATAAAAATAAACTCCAAGAAAAAGCTGGATTGGAAACTATTAACTGACTATGCGGCGCAGTTTATAAAAGCCTACTCAAAGAATGATTTTAAAAAGGCGTTTCCTGAATACTTGAATTTCCAACCCGTACCAACATCGATACAAGATGAATTAAACAACCTACTGATAGCAGATATTCAAAATAAAAACTTTCACAAATTTCATATGTCGATTCCTGAATTCATAAGTGATGATGAATATGGATTTTGTTATTCAGAAAAGGGAGATGCTTATTCATACCTCAGTCATGATGATGTCCCTACATTTGATGATGCAAAATTAAATGATGTGACTATTGAGACTCTCAAAGGCCGCAAAGTTTATGGCTATTCTTTTGCAGATTCAAAAGTTCATAAGTTTAAAAACTGGAGCTTATATTCCTGTATTGTTTATGAAACCACTTATCAAGGAGGTCATTACGTTCTATCTGGAGGTATATGGCAAAAGGTTGACGATAGTTTTTATAACTCAATACAAGTCTATCTCAATAAGATTAAGGATATAAGCGTCGATAAAGAATACCATGATATGAACATCTACTGCACAAAGAAAGGAAACAACAGAGAATCTGTATTTAATGAATTGTATTGCGCTAAAAATAAGAACGCCATTAAGTTTGACCAGTCATATCTGGCTATGGAAGGAACAAGCAAAAATAAGGAGTTTTGCGATATACTGGAATTCGTAGCCGATAAGCAGCCTTTAAACATCATTCATGTCAAACAGTATAGTGGCAAAAGCGGTATTAACTATTTGTTCTCTCAGGCTCGCTTTTACGGAGAAGCCTTTGCAACAGATCAGACGTTTCTGACATCAATCAAGGAGCACATCAACAAATCTACAAAAGCTATCAAAGCTAAAATTTTAGCTTCCATAGCAGATGAGGCGAAAGACCTAGATGCAAAACGCTTTAATGTGTGCTTATGGCTTTTGTATGATAAAAATCTCAAGACAAAACCAACAATGAAAGACCTGCCCTTTATGGCACAATACGATCTCAAAATGACCCATAAGAGGCTGATAGATCAGCTTCCCAAGTTTTGCGATTTGAGTATTAGTTTCATTCCTGTTGAGCGTCCACACACTCAGAAAAAACAGCCAAAAGCCAAGAAAAAGTCCTCGTAA
- a CDS encoding YdcH family protein produces MTHVHHTLIEEFPEYKDKLHELKVNDPHFVALHDDYDKVNEAINKAESQIENLSDESLEDLKKERVALKDQIYALLK; encoded by the coding sequence ATGACACACGTTCACCACACATTGATTGAAGAATTTCCGGAATATAAAGACAAGCTGCATGAGCTGAAGGTCAACGACCCGCATTTTGTCGCTCTGCATGATGACTATGACAAGGTGAATGAGGCCATCAACAAGGCCGAATCCCAGATTGAAAATCTCTCTGACGAGTCCCTGGAAGACCTGAAAAAAGAGCGGGTGGCGCTCAAGGACCAGATCTACGCCCTGCTGAAATAA
- a CDS encoding N-acyl-D-amino-acid deacylase family protein, which yields MAPGYCLSALRTFFIFSFTLLLASCGPEQRAEPDYDILITGGMIYDGTGADPIPGDVAIKGERIVYIGPDAPGTAAETVDAKGKAVSPGFINTLSWGVDSLLIDGRGMSDLKQGVTLELFGEGWSMGPWNEEMKQRRLARQGDLKYDINWTTLDEYLTYMTGRGVSPNVASLIGAATVRIHELGEADVDPTPEQLENMKQIVADAMEDGAMGVGSSLIYAPGNYASTDELVALVGEAGRCGGIYTTHMRNEGDRIFDALEETFDIAIKTGTPTEIYHLKLSGQQNWHKVDELIKRIEDARAGGLRISADMYTYPASSTGLDAYMPLWVQEGGIEKWVARMKDPEVRKKLLKDMKAEGGEGENLGRRTPADKILLVGFKNDEMKQYTGKTLAEVANMWNLSPEEAAINLVIRDGSRVQVIYFIMSEDNVKKQLARPWVSLGSDGDAAPAEGIFLKSMTHPRSYGNFARLFAKYVRQDGIMTVQEAVRRVTGQPAALLQLRDRGLLLEGYHADVVIFDPATIRDNATFDRPHQYASGVSDVFVNGVHTIGNGRHTGALAGQVVRGRGWTGWPDGGCRKSSSDWQDLP from the coding sequence ATGGCGCCGGGATATTGCCTTTCCGCACTCCGTACCTTTTTCATATTCAGCTTTACCCTGCTGCTGGCCAGCTGCGGCCCGGAACAGCGGGCCGAGCCGGACTACGACATCCTGATCACCGGCGGCATGATCTATGACGGCACCGGCGCCGACCCCATCCCCGGAGATGTCGCGATCAAGGGCGAGCGCATCGTTTATATCGGCCCGGACGCCCCGGGCACCGCAGCGGAAACGGTGGACGCCAAGGGCAAGGCCGTGTCCCCCGGCTTCATCAATACGCTGAGCTGGGGCGTCGACAGCCTGCTGATCGACGGCCGCGGCATGAGCGACCTGAAGCAGGGCGTCACCCTGGAACTGTTTGGTGAAGGCTGGTCCATGGGTCCCTGGAACGAAGAGATGAAGCAGCGCCGCCTCGCCCGCCAGGGGGACCTTAAATATGACATCAATTGGACCACGCTGGACGAATATCTCACCTATATGACCGGACGCGGTGTTTCCCCCAATGTGGCGTCCCTTATCGGTGCGGCAACAGTACGCATCCACGAGCTTGGGGAGGCCGATGTGGACCCGACACCGGAACAACTGGAAAATATGAAGCAGATTGTGGCCGACGCCATGGAGGACGGCGCCATGGGCGTGGGCTCGTCGCTGATCTATGCGCCGGGCAATTATGCCTCGACCGACGAGCTGGTTGCCCTGGTCGGCGAAGCGGGCCGCTGCGGCGGCATCTACACCACCCATATGCGCAATGAAGGCGACCGTATCTTTGACGCGCTGGAAGAGACCTTTGACATCGCCATAAAGACCGGCACCCCGACGGAAATATATCACCTGAAATTGTCGGGCCAGCAGAACTGGCACAAGGTGGATGAGTTGATCAAGCGGATCGAGGACGCCCGGGCCGGCGGCCTGCGCATCAGCGCCGACATGTATACCTATCCGGCGAGCTCCACCGGTCTTGATGCTTATATGCCGCTCTGGGTGCAGGAAGGCGGCATTGAAAAATGGGTCGCCCGCATGAAGGATCCCGAGGTGCGAAAGAAACTACTCAAAGACATGAAGGCGGAAGGCGGCGAAGGGGAAAACCTGGGCCGGCGCACCCCGGCGGACAAGATCCTGCTGGTCGGCTTCAAGAATGACGAGATGAAGCAATATACCGGGAAAACCCTGGCCGAGGTGGCAAACATGTGGAATCTCTCGCCCGAAGAAGCCGCCATCAACCTGGTGATCCGCGACGGCAGCCGGGTCCAGGTGATCTATTTCATCATGTCCGAAGACAATGTGAAAAAGCAGCTCGCCCGGCCCTGGGTCAGCCTCGGGTCCGACGGCGACGCCGCTCCGGCCGAGGGTATTTTCCTCAAGTCCATGACCCACCCGCGCAGCTACGGCAATTTCGCCCGGCTGTTCGCCAAATATGTTCGCCAAGACGGCATCATGACAGTGCAGGAAGCGGTTCGTCGCGTCACCGGCCAGCCGGCGGCTCTGCTGCAGCTCAGGGACCGCGGCCTGCTGCTGGAGGGCTATCACGCCGATGTGGTGATCTTCGATCCCGCCACCATCCGGGACAACGCCACCTTCGACCGGCCACATCAATATGCCAGCGGTGTGAGCGACGTCTTTGTCAACGGCGTGCACACCATCGGTAACGGCAGGCATACCGGCGCCCTCGCCGGCCAGGTGGTCAGGGGACGCGGCTGGACCGGCTGGCCCGATGGCGGCTGCCGGAAAAGCAGCAGCGACTGGCAGGATCTGCCGTGA